A genome region from Planctomycetota bacterium includes the following:
- the trxA gene encoding thioredoxin, with protein MIVNVRPWLPVLGLFLVGCSRGVQHVATSHDAIEVTDQSFQAEVLDSSQPVLVDFWAPWCGPCRMIGPVVEELATEHKGSAKVCKVNVDECPELSKKYAVQSIPLLLVFKSGEVKERFLGVQAKDTLQAALESAKK; from the coding sequence ATGATCGTGAATGTTCGACCCTGGCTGCCGGTGCTTGGTTTGTTCCTGGTTGGTTGTAGCCGCGGCGTGCAGCACGTGGCCACGTCGCACGACGCGATCGAAGTAACCGACCAGAGCTTTCAGGCCGAGGTGCTCGATTCGTCCCAGCCAGTGCTGGTCGACTTCTGGGCGCCCTGGTGCGGGCCGTGTCGGATGATTGGGCCGGTGGTCGAGGAGTTGGCCACCGAGCACAAAGGCTCGGCCAAGGTCTGCAAGGTGAACGTCGACGAGTGTCCGGAACTGTCGAAGAAGTACGCAGTCCAATCGATTCCGCTGTTGCTGGTCTTCAAGTCGGGCGAGGTGAAAGAGCGTTTTCTCGGTGTGCAGGCGAAGGACACCTTGCAAGCCGCGCTGGAATCCGCCAAGAAGTGA
- a CDS encoding DUF1501 domain-containing protein translates to MFGLLPHVSRDCQGVRRREFLRLGALSGLGLSLPALLKHKQALAAQGQSTKELNCILIWTQGGTSHHDTFDPKPNAPVAVRGEFKAIDTAVPGVQFTEVCSRMAKEFKRFSILRSWNPMNGSHGVADAYVLSGKRFNPALTFPCYGSVVSHQKGFRNALPPYVQLGDSMDHRNNGGFAGYLGLEHNPFMLMADPAAKDFAVRDITPPKGIDAGRIARRRTMLEAIDHLQRKSDLQPAAYHALDEHYEAALNMITAPETKRAFDLNSEKDTLRDAYGRTRFGQSCLLARRLIESGVRFVTVTDPGWDTHQNNFTSLKKTRMPPVDQGLPQLLIDLEERGMLDSTMVVWLTDFGRTPKINSASGRDHWASAGFVMMAGAGVEGGTIVGRTDDEGGAAVDDPYTTEDVAATIYTKLGIPLDLITMTPDGRPILLNEGRPVREWV, encoded by the coding sequence ATGTTTGGCTTGCTGCCCCACGTTTCGCGCGATTGCCAGGGTGTTCGTCGTCGCGAGTTTCTGCGCTTGGGCGCCCTCTCGGGCCTGGGGCTGTCGCTGCCCGCCCTGTTGAAGCACAAGCAAGCGTTGGCCGCCCAGGGGCAATCGACCAAGGAATTAAACTGCATCCTGATCTGGACCCAAGGGGGGACCAGTCACCACGACACGTTCGACCCCAAGCCCAACGCGCCGGTCGCCGTCCGCGGCGAGTTCAAGGCCATCGACACCGCCGTGCCGGGCGTGCAATTCACCGAAGTCTGCTCGCGGATGGCCAAGGAGTTCAAGCGGTTCTCGATTTTGCGCAGTTGGAACCCGATGAACGGCAGCCACGGCGTGGCCGACGCTTACGTTCTGTCGGGCAAGCGATTCAACCCGGCGTTGACGTTCCCCTGCTATGGTTCGGTGGTCAGCCATCAGAAAGGCTTCCGCAACGCATTGCCCCCGTACGTGCAATTGGGCGATTCAATGGACCACCGCAACAACGGTGGTTTTGCCGGCTACCTGGGCCTGGAACACAACCCGTTCATGCTGATGGCCGATCCGGCCGCCAAGGACTTCGCGGTTCGGGACATCACGCCACCCAAGGGGATCGACGCCGGGCGCATTGCCCGCCGCCGCACGATGCTCGAAGCGATCGACCATTTGCAACGCAAGAGCGATCTACAGCCGGCCGCGTATCACGCGCTTGACGAGCACTACGAAGCGGCGCTGAACATGATCACCGCGCCGGAAACCAAGCGGGCGTTCGACCTGAACTCCGAGAAGGACACCCTGCGCGACGCCTATGGCCGCACGCGGTTCGGGCAAAGCTGCTTGCTGGCCCGCCGGTTGATCGAATCGGGAGTCCGGTTCGTGACCGTCACCGACCCGGGCTGGGACACACACCAGAACAACTTCACCTCGTTGAAGAAAACTCGAATGCCGCCGGTCGACCAGGGCCTGCCGCAATTGCTGATCGACCTGGAAGAGCGCGGCATGCTCGATTCGACAATGGTGGTCTGGCTGACCGACTTTGGCCGCACTCCGAAGATCAACTCGGCCTCGGGACGCGACCACTGGGCCTCGGCCGGGTTTGTGATGATGGCCGGCGCCGGTGTCGAGGGCGGCACGATCGTGGGCCGCACCGACGACGAAGGTGGTGCCGCGGTCGACGACCCGTACACCACCGAAGACGTGGCGGCGACGATCTACACCAAGCTGGGCATCCCGCTGGACCTGATCACGATGACGCCGGACGGCCGGCCGATCCTATTGAACGAAGGGCGACCCGTCCGCGAGTGGGTGTAG
- a CDS encoding NfeD family protein, with the protein MDPLIWAILLLVVGLLLAVLELFIPSGGIIGALAAVSLIGAVWMGFKHGNWTGLGMATVALVALPGILSLAFHVWPHTRMGRRLLLDTPTAERVLPDNDLRRSLRSLVGKVGVTQSLMMPSGAVEIEGRSVDAVTEGLAIEAGQPVRVVEVRGTLVVVRPSTDKPAAQDPLAQSIESIGLDPFQDPLA; encoded by the coding sequence ATGGACCCGCTGATCTGGGCAATTCTGCTGCTGGTGGTTGGCCTGTTGCTGGCTGTCCTCGAGCTGTTCATTCCCTCCGGGGGCATCATCGGCGCCCTGGCGGCCGTGTCGCTGATTGGCGCGGTCTGGATGGGGTTCAAGCACGGCAATTGGACCGGTTTGGGGATGGCGACGGTGGCGCTGGTCGCGCTACCGGGGATTCTCAGCTTGGCGTTTCATGTTTGGCCCCACACCCGGATGGGGCGTCGGCTGCTGCTGGATACACCGACCGCCGAGAGGGTGCTGCCCGACAACGACTTGCGTCGGTCGCTCCGATCGCTGGTCGGCAAGGTGGGTGTGACGCAGAGCTTGATGATGCCCAGCGGCGCGGTCGAAATCGAAGGCCGCTCGGTCGACGCGGTGACCGAAGGGCTGGCCATCGAAGCAGGCCAGCCGGTGCGCGTGGTCGAGGTGCGGGGCACGCTGGTCGTGGTGCGTCCGTCGACCGATAAACCGGCGGCGCAAGACCCGCTGGCCCAATCGATTGAGTCGATCGGGCTCGATCCGTTCCAAGACCCGCTGGCCTAA
- the floA gene encoding flotillin-like protein FloA (flotillin-like protein involved in membrane lipid rafts) has translation MPSAQLALFAAISAPNLFLIIGLFIAVIVLLIFLAVFARYFRFWIQSVTTGADIGILDLIGMTFRKVNPTVIVRSKIMAVQAGLGEDTGITCKALEAHYLAGGNVPLVIRAMIAAMKAKTIDLDFKLATAIDLAGRNVLEAVQTSVYPKVIDCPGRSSGRESLDAVAKNGIQLKVRARVTVRANLNQVIGGATEETIIARVGEGIVSAIGSAETHADVLANPDRISKAVLARRLDSQTAFEIVSIDIANVDVGDNIGARLQADQAEADTRVARASAEGRRAMAVSQEQENIAIIEESRAKLVEAEAAVPQAIADAFNDRKLTIMDYYKLRNVQADTDMRAAIAGTSHTRNGQRSPAT, from the coding sequence ATGCCGTCCGCCCAGCTTGCCTTGTTCGCCGCGATTTCTGCGCCGAACCTGTTCTTGATCATCGGCTTGTTCATTGCGGTGATCGTGCTGCTGATCTTCCTGGCGGTGTTTGCCAGGTATTTCCGGTTTTGGATTCAATCGGTGACGACCGGCGCCGACATTGGCATCTTGGACCTGATCGGCATGACCTTCCGCAAGGTCAATCCGACGGTCATCGTCCGCAGCAAGATCATGGCCGTGCAGGCCGGCCTGGGCGAAGACACCGGCATTACCTGCAAGGCCCTCGAGGCACACTACCTGGCCGGTGGCAACGTGCCGCTGGTGATTCGGGCCATGATCGCGGCCATGAAGGCCAAGACGATTGATCTCGATTTCAAGTTGGCGACGGCCATCGACTTGGCCGGGCGCAACGTGCTGGAAGCCGTCCAGACCAGCGTCTATCCCAAGGTGATCGACTGCCCGGGGCGTTCCTCGGGACGCGAATCGCTGGATGCGGTGGCCAAGAACGGCATTCAATTGAAGGTCCGCGCCCGGGTGACGGTTCGCGCGAATCTGAACCAGGTCATCGGCGGCGCGACCGAAGAGACGATCATCGCGCGCGTCGGCGAAGGGATTGTCAGCGCCATTGGCTCGGCCGAGACGCACGCCGACGTGTTGGCGAATCCTGATCGCATTTCCAAGGCCGTGCTGGCCCGCCGGCTCGACTCGCAAACGGCGTTCGAGATCGTCTCGATCGACATCGCCAACGTCGACGTCGGCGATAACATCGGCGCGCGCCTGCAAGCCGACCAGGCCGAAGCCGACACGCGCGTGGCTCGGGCCAGCGCCGAAGGACGCCGCGCGATGGCGGTCTCGCAAGAGCAAGAGAACATAGCAATCATCGAAGAAAGCCGGGCCAAGCTGGTCGAAGCCGAAGCGGCGGTCCCCCAGGCGATTGCCGATGCGTTCAACGATCGCAAGCTGACGATCATGGACTATTACAAGCTGCGCAACGTGCAGGCCGACACCGACATGCGGGCCGCCATCGCCGGCACCAGCCATACGCGCAATGGACAGCGGAGTCCCGCCACATGA
- a CDS encoding AAA family ATPase — translation MSNLHAGISEVAIRNFRGIEDLTLKFEQPSGYPTQVGVIAGPNGSGKTSVLEACLAAGAHRDLVKGQLGKSAVRFGQADYQIDITIRVQSETYEARATAQSHGRSVIPFAYFSSWRAPQLVGSLGITAGKRGRRPKLNEQNRLWNIKQFLINARAHEFFPKTTQPVKSRFESVAHDLNHVWNLFFPGQSFVVEPVDERPDEGFDVFLLDRGARLPIDALSSGQLEIFMFAGGLAIEEFQQGIILIDEPELHLDPQWHRTFLKALAYLKPECQIIVGTHSPEVFDSVMSFERHFLVPAEDRRANAWLSGFGKGA, via the coding sequence ATGAGTAACTTGCACGCCGGGATAAGCGAAGTTGCCATCAGGAACTTTAGGGGCATCGAGGATTTGACTCTAAAGTTTGAACAACCATCTGGCTATCCCACGCAAGTTGGCGTAATTGCTGGACCAAATGGGTCAGGTAAGACTTCCGTACTCGAGGCGTGCCTTGCAGCTGGAGCCCATCGTGATTTAGTCAAGGGACAGCTTGGCAAATCGGCTGTTCGGTTCGGGCAAGCTGACTATCAGATTGACATCACGATCCGCGTACAAAGCGAGACTTATGAGGCTAGAGCTACGGCTCAAAGTCATGGTCGGTCGGTCATCCCTTTTGCCTACTTCTCATCCTGGAGGGCTCCTCAGCTGGTGGGGTCATTGGGAATTACCGCTGGAAAGCGCGGGCGCCGACCCAAATTGAATGAACAGAACCGCTTGTGGAATATCAAACAATTCTTGATCAACGCGAGGGCGCACGAGTTCTTCCCAAAAACGACCCAACCGGTCAAATCGCGATTTGAATCGGTTGCTCACGATTTGAACCATGTGTGGAATCTCTTCTTTCCTGGCCAATCATTTGTCGTTGAACCTGTCGATGAGAGACCCGACGAGGGATTTGATGTATTTCTACTAGACCGCGGCGCACGACTGCCCATCGACGCGCTGAGTTCAGGTCAGTTGGAGATTTTTATGTTTGCGGGTGGTCTAGCTATCGAAGAATTTCAGCAAGGGATCATTCTCATCGATGAGCCGGAATTGCACCTCGATCCTCAATGGCACCGGACGTTTCTAAAGGCCCTCGCTTATCTGAAGCCAGAATGCCAGATTATTGTTGGAACGCATTCACCAGAAGTGTTCGATTCCGTCATGTCGTTCGAACGGCACTTTCTCGTCCCGGCCGAAGACCGAAGAGCCAATGCGTGGCTAAGCGGTTTCGGCAAGGGAGCATGA
- a CDS encoding NAD(P)-dependent oxidoreductase — translation MAILKIEPGKTRLGWIGTGVMGTSMCGHLLAKGFAVTAYNRTRERADKALAAGAKWADTPKAVAEQSDVVFTIVGYPRDVREVTMGKDGALAGSKAGNILVDMTTSEPSLAREIEAAAKAKGVHSVDAPVSGGDIGAREARLSIMIGGDKSVVDALMPCFEAMGKTIVHQGGPGAGQHTKMVNQILIATGMIGVCEAMLYGYKAGLDLETVLKSVGSGAAGSWSLLNYGPRLLANNFDPGFYVEHFIKDMGIALEEARRMNLSLPGLGLAQQLYVALAAQGHSRCGVQALQLALANLSGIDWKNRAK, via the coding sequence ATGGCCATTCTCAAAATTGAACCCGGCAAGACGCGACTCGGCTGGATCGGCACCGGTGTGATGGGGACCAGCATGTGCGGCCACCTGCTGGCCAAAGGCTTCGCGGTCACCGCCTATAACCGCACTCGTGAACGGGCCGACAAGGCGCTGGCCGCCGGCGCCAAGTGGGCCGACACGCCCAAAGCGGTTGCCGAACAATCGGACGTGGTGTTCACCATTGTCGGTTATCCGCGCGATGTCCGCGAAGTGACCATGGGCAAGGACGGCGCGCTGGCCGGCAGTAAGGCCGGCAACATTCTGGTCGACATGACCACCAGCGAACCGTCCCTGGCGCGTGAAATCGAAGCCGCCGCCAAGGCCAAGGGAGTGCATAGCGTCGACGCGCCGGTTTCGGGTGGCGACATCGGCGCGCGCGAAGCCCGGCTGTCGATCATGATCGGCGGCGATAAGAGTGTCGTTGACGCGCTGATGCCCTGCTTCGAAGCGATGGGCAAGACGATCGTTCACCAGGGAGGCCCTGGCGCTGGTCAACACACCAAGATGGTGAACCAGATTCTGATCGCCACCGGGATGATTGGCGTGTGCGAGGCGATGTTGTACGGCTACAAGGCTGGGCTCGACCTCGAAACGGTGCTCAAGTCGGTCGGCTCGGGGGCGGCCGGCAGTTGGTCGCTGTTGAACTATGGGCCGCGATTGCTGGCCAACAACTTTGACCCGGGCTTTTACGTCGAGCATTTCATCAAGGACATGGGCATCGCCTTGGAAGAGGCTCGGCGGATGAATCTGTCGCTGCCTGGACTCGGCCTGGCCCAGCAACTATACGTGGCACTGGCGGCCCAGGGGCACTCGCGCTGCGGTGTGCAGGCCTTGCAGTTGGCGCTGGCGAATCTGTCGGGCATCGATTGGAAGAACCGTGCCAAATAA
- a CDS encoding PQQ-binding-like beta-propeller repeat protein, with the protein MPNKLLRLASAMVWLTAAVAVAAAPGERLPWPDKSGPTFDGHAAAEDCAGVPTTWDEASGKNVAWKIPIEGAGLSTPVIGHGKLWFTSATEDGKQQYVYCVEAASGRVLHHKLVFENPEPEPLGNPVNTYASPSCYLEPDAVYVHFGAYGTARLDPETASVVWQRRDLPCRHFRGPGSSPVVFQDLLILTFDGIDLQYVEALDKRTGKTVWHTPRSTDYKDLNAEGKPKADGDLRKAYHTPVITMVDGQPQLISIGSKAGFGYEPLTGKEIWTFEHSDMNASARPLFLPHQVIVNTGGSELYNIRLDSTARGNVSKSHVNWMRKKNNAKLSSPVVVKGRIYYVTDKGVVFCVDAAKGEELWAKRLGGQFVASPVVIGDLIYFCDEVGTSYVIRAGTEYQEVAQGLLSDGMRASPAVANGALYMRTFNSLYKIAAK; encoded by the coding sequence GTGCCAAATAAGTTGTTGCGGCTGGCAAGCGCGATGGTCTGGTTGACGGCGGCCGTGGCGGTGGCCGCTGCGCCGGGTGAGCGACTGCCCTGGCCCGACAAAAGCGGCCCGACCTTCGACGGGCACGCGGCCGCGGAAGATTGCGCCGGCGTGCCGACCACTTGGGACGAAGCCTCGGGCAAGAACGTCGCCTGGAAGATTCCGATCGAAGGGGCTGGGCTCTCGACGCCGGTCATCGGCCACGGCAAGCTTTGGTTCACCTCGGCCACCGAAGACGGCAAGCAGCAGTACGTCTATTGCGTCGAGGCGGCCAGCGGGCGCGTGCTGCACCACAAGCTGGTGTTCGAGAATCCCGAGCCCGAGCCGTTGGGCAATCCGGTGAACACGTACGCCTCGCCGTCGTGTTACTTGGAACCTGACGCGGTGTACGTCCATTTCGGCGCGTATGGGACGGCGCGGCTCGATCCGGAAACAGCCAGCGTCGTCTGGCAGCGGCGCGACCTGCCGTGCCGTCACTTTCGCGGGCCGGGCTCGTCGCCGGTCGTGTTTCAGGATTTGCTGATCCTGACGTTCGATGGCATCGACCTGCAATACGTCGAAGCCCTCGACAAGCGCACCGGCAAGACGGTGTGGCACACGCCACGCAGCACCGACTACAAGGACTTGAACGCCGAGGGAAAGCCGAAGGCCGACGGCGATCTGCGCAAGGCGTACCACACGCCGGTCATCACCATGGTCGACGGCCAGCCGCAGCTGATTTCCATCGGATCGAAGGCCGGCTTTGGCTACGAGCCGCTGACCGGCAAAGAGATTTGGACGTTCGAGCACAGCGACATGAACGCCTCGGCGCGGCCGCTGTTTTTGCCGCACCAAGTCATCGTCAATACCGGCGGCAGCGAGCTGTATAACATTCGCCTCGACAGCACCGCGCGCGGCAATGTGTCGAAGAGTCACGTCAATTGGATGCGCAAAAAGAACAACGCCAAGCTGTCTTCGCCGGTGGTGGTAAAGGGCCGGATTTACTACGTGACCGACAAGGGGGTGGTGTTCTGCGTCGATGCCGCCAAGGGGGAGGAACTGTGGGCCAAGCGGCTGGGCGGACAGTTCGTGGCGTCGCCGGTCGTGATTGGCGACTTGATCTACTTCTGCGACGAGGTCGGGACCAGCTACGTGATCCGCGCCGGCACCGAGTATCAGGAAGTGGCGCAAGGCCTGCTAAGCGACGGCATGCGGGCATCGCCGGCGGTGGCCAACGGCGCGCTGTACATGCGCACCTTTAATTCGCTCTACAAGATTGCCGCCAAGTAA
- a CDS encoding lipid-binding SYLF domain-containing protein, which yields MLRYTPLVIAALVTFSASAPVVHADPEQTVLSADQVLQEVMAIPAKQIPESLITQAQGIVIVPDVLKIGFVAGVRRGQGVVMVKDKDGEWTLPQFITLTGGSVGWQAGVQGSDVILVFMTQKSVEGLLRGKVTIGADAAASAGPVGRNAAAATDARLKAEILSYSRSRGLFAGLAIDGSVIEVDQTSPLAYYGAGAGQIPLHVPQSAAKLRQDLTAITHGVAHAPAAPGAVSGSAPPTRLMVLRQSLRTNAGQLTPLVDPSWQQYLALPREVFEGDVAPSLDSLKAVQDRYASVATRPEYKALAERPEFQATYETLREFTQEVTAATRARLALPPPPAP from the coding sequence ATGTTGCGATACACACCACTGGTCATTGCCGCGCTCGTCACGTTCAGCGCCAGCGCGCCGGTCGTCCACGCCGATCCCGAGCAGACGGTCCTTTCGGCCGATCAGGTGTTGCAGGAGGTGATGGCCATTCCGGCCAAGCAGATTCCCGAGTCGCTAATCACGCAGGCTCAGGGGATCGTGATTGTGCCCGACGTGTTGAAGATCGGCTTTGTGGCCGGCGTGCGGCGCGGACAGGGAGTAGTGATGGTGAAGGACAAGGACGGCGAGTGGACCTTGCCGCAGTTCATCACCCTGACCGGTGGCAGCGTCGGTTGGCAAGCGGGCGTACAAGGTTCGGATGTGATTCTGGTGTTCATGACTCAAAAGAGCGTCGAAGGGCTGCTGCGCGGCAAGGTGACAATCGGCGCCGACGCGGCCGCCTCGGCCGGTCCCGTGGGGCGCAACGCGGCCGCCGCCACCGACGCGCGCTTGAAAGCCGAGATTCTTTCCTACTCGCGTAGCCGCGGGTTGTTCGCTGGCCTGGCGATTGACGGCTCGGTGATTGAAGTCGATCAGACCAGTCCGCTGGCTTATTACGGCGCTGGGGCTGGGCAGATACCACTGCACGTTCCTCAGTCGGCGGCCAAGCTGCGCCAGGATCTGACCGCCATCACCCACGGCGTGGCCCACGCACCGGCCGCGCCGGGTGCCGTATCTGGGAGCGCGCCGCCGACTCGGTTGATGGTCCTACGCCAGTCATTACGGACCAATGCGGGACAGTTGACGCCGCTGGTCGATCCCAGTTGGCAGCAATACCTGGCGCTGCCACGCGAGGTGTTTGAAGGAGACGTCGCGCCGAGCCTTGATAGCCTGAAGGCGGTGCAGGATCGGTACGCGTCCGTGGCCACACGGCCCGAGTACAAAGCGTTGGCTGAGCGCCCCGAGTTCCAGGCGACGTACGAGACCCTACGCGAGTTTACCCAGGAAGTCACCGCCGCCACGCGAGCCCGGCTGGCCTTGCCACCACCACCGGCGCCGTAA
- a CDS encoding DUF3467 domain-containing protein, with product MTNHGEPAGPGDPSDPQKYEMAPVSARIPTQASHWILATEVIVFQAPTEFVIDFLTRLGKPHIVAARVIISPPVFGQVIGALRENLGMYTSRFGPPAPLPVVSQPPPGAAGIVGSQPHGKPHATENRVTIDDVYADLKLPDEMLSGVYANAVMIGHTATEFWFDFITNFFPRSAVSCRICMSAQHVPGLLHSLTGAFEAAQRRAQEPPPEPPKDSAE from the coding sequence ATGACCAACCACGGCGAACCGGCAGGTCCGGGTGACCCCAGCGATCCACAGAAATATGAAATGGCGCCGGTCAGCGCGCGGATTCCCACACAAGCCAGTCATTGGATTCTGGCCACCGAAGTGATCGTGTTTCAGGCGCCGACCGAGTTCGTGATCGACTTTCTGACACGGCTGGGCAAGCCGCACATCGTGGCGGCCCGCGTGATCATCTCGCCGCCCGTGTTCGGCCAGGTAATCGGCGCCTTGCGCGAAAACCTGGGCATGTACACCAGCCGCTTCGGTCCCCCTGCTCCGCTGCCGGTCGTCAGCCAACCGCCGCCGGGCGCCGCCGGGATCGTCGGCTCGCAGCCTCATGGCAAGCCGCACGCCACCGAGAATCGGGTCACGATCGACGACGTTTACGCCGACTTGAAGCTGCCTGATGAAATGCTGAGCGGCGTGTATGCCAACGCGGTGATGATCGGGCACACGGCGACCGAGTTCTGGTTCGACTTCATCACCAACTTTTTTCCGCGCTCGGCGGTCAGTTGTCGGATTTGCATGAGCGCGCAGCACGTTCCCGGCTTGCTCCACTCGCTGACCGGCGCGTTCGAGGCCGCCCAGCGCCGCGCGCAAGAACCCCCGCCCGAACCGCCGAAGGATTCAGCGGAATGA
- a CDS encoding SDR family NAD(P)-dependent oxidoreductase, producing the protein MNYAERSFLVTGGAAGLGRACVERLVSLGARVVIADRNAAEGQALAAQLGALAEFIATDVTSTGDIERAVALAQQPQRPLFGVVQCAGILTGARVVGRDGPHDLAMFERVIAVNLTGTFNVLRLAAAAMSKNTPDEHGQRGVVVNTASISAYEGQIGQAAYAASKGGVASMTMPAARELARFGIRVVAIAPGVFETPMMAAAASEIRQSLLAGATFPARFGLPGEFAQFVQQAIENPMLNGAVLRLDGAMHMAPK; encoded by the coding sequence ATGAATTACGCCGAGCGTTCGTTTCTGGTCACTGGTGGCGCGGCTGGCCTGGGGCGTGCCTGCGTCGAGCGGCTGGTCTCGCTGGGCGCGCGCGTGGTGATTGCCGATCGGAACGCCGCCGAGGGCCAGGCGCTCGCCGCTCAACTCGGCGCGCTGGCCGAGTTCATCGCCACCGACGTGACCTCGACCGGCGACATCGAGCGCGCCGTGGCGTTGGCCCAGCAGCCGCAGCGTCCCTTGTTCGGCGTGGTGCAATGCGCCGGCATTTTGACCGGCGCGCGGGTCGTGGGGCGCGACGGGCCGCACGACCTGGCGATGTTCGAGCGCGTGATCGCCGTGAACCTGACCGGCACGTTTAACGTGTTGCGGCTGGCCGCGGCCGCCATGTCGAAGAACACGCCCGACGAACACGGCCAGCGCGGCGTCGTGGTGAACACGGCCAGCATCTCGGCCTACGAAGGACAGATCGGCCAGGCGGCCTATGCGGCGTCGAAGGGGGGCGTGGCGTCGATGACCATGCCCGCGGCACGCGAACTGGCGAGGTTCGGCATTCGCGTGGTGGCGATTGCGCCAGGGGTGTTCGAGACGCCGATGATGGCCGCGGCCGCCTCCGAGATTCGCCAATCGCTGTTGGCTGGCGCGACGTTTCCAGCACGGTTTGGGCTGCCCGGCGAGTTTGCCCAATTCGTCCAGCAGGCCATCGAAAACCCCATGCTCAATGGCGCGGTGCTACGCTTGGACGGGGCCATGCACATGGCCCCCAAATGA